From Paenibacillus sp. GP183, one genomic window encodes:
- a CDS encoding carbohydrate ABC transporter permease — translation MRSLQKVQNTLLIAFLSVLSLFMALPFIWMFVTSFKAYDEVFVFPPQFIPAMFHWSNYADVMKAAPFARYFGNSVSMTILITILQLLSSVLAAYAFARMSFKGRQTMFLIVLSTMMVPIYVTFIPNFLIIKQIGIFNTYWALIVPFCASAFGIFMMRQAFLQVPKELEEAATLDGCNHMQIIWHVMLPLSMSPILTFGLLSIIWHYNDFFWPLVITNSEELRTLQVGLASMISEEGGGKGTQWNLVMAASSLIIFPLIILFLMVQKHIVRGIATTGIK, via the coding sequence ATGAGAAGCTTGCAGAAGGTGCAAAATACGCTGCTTATCGCATTTTTATCCGTACTTTCACTGTTCATGGCGCTTCCATTTATTTGGATGTTCGTCACATCGTTCAAAGCCTATGACGAGGTTTTCGTTTTCCCGCCGCAGTTTATTCCGGCCATGTTTCATTGGTCGAACTATGCCGACGTGATGAAGGCTGCGCCTTTTGCGAGATATTTCGGGAACAGCGTTTCGATGACGATCCTGATTACAATCCTTCAATTGCTCAGCTCCGTGCTTGCCGCCTATGCTTTTGCACGCATGAGCTTCAAGGGCCGGCAAACGATGTTTCTGATCGTACTTTCCACGATGATGGTCCCGATTTATGTCACGTTTATTCCTAATTTTTTGATCATTAAACAAATCGGTATCTTCAATACGTATTGGGCATTGATCGTTCCATTCTGCGCCAGCGCCTTCGGCATTTTTATGATGAGACAAGCCTTTCTGCAGGTTCCGAAAGAATTGGAGGAGGCGGCCACGCTCGATGGGTGCAATCATATGCAAATCATTTGGCATGTCATGCTCCCGTTATCGATGTCACCGATCCTTACGTTTGGTTTGCTCAGCATCATTTGGCACTATAACGACTTCTTTTGGCCGCTTGTCATAACGAACAGCGAAGAGCTGAGAACGCTGCAGGTGGGTCTGGCAAGCATGATCTCGGAGGAGGGCGGAGGCAAGGGAACACAGTGGAATTTGGTGATGGCGGCATCATCGCTCATTATTTTTCCGTTGATTATCTTATTCTTGATGGTTCAAAAGCACATCGTCAGGGGAATCGCCACAACAGGCATAAAATAG